In one Candidatus Sulfotelmatobacter sp. genomic region, the following are encoded:
- a CDS encoding FAD-dependent oxidoreductase: MESRYPYVIVGGGLCAASAVEGIRSRDREGKILMLSRENNAPYNRPPLSKGLWTGKDTRDKLPVHPDTFYAENGVELALRREVVEIDPVSRQVWDDRGTAIGYERLLLATGGRPRLLEIPGGTGAGVQYYRSLDDYLRLDGQLGQVQHVLLVGAGFIGLELAAALRGKDRQVTLVYPEEYPLRRVLPRELGLFIADYYRGKGVETVAGESVTAIEEDGGLLVARTAAGNQINTQLIVAGVGMVPNSELADAAGIEGDHGIEVDEYGRTSEPRIFAAGDVAEYPLIALGMRVRTEHEDHAREHGRVVGANMAGAEQRYEHIPMFYSDLFELGWEA; the protein is encoded by the coding sequence ATGGAATCCCGCTATCCCTACGTGATCGTCGGCGGCGGATTGTGCGCGGCATCGGCGGTCGAAGGCATCCGCTCGCGCGATCGCGAGGGGAAGATCCTGATGCTATCGCGCGAGAACAACGCCCCTTACAACCGCCCGCCGCTCTCCAAGGGTCTGTGGACCGGCAAGGACACGCGCGACAAGCTGCCCGTCCACCCCGACACGTTCTACGCCGAGAACGGCGTCGAGCTGGCGCTGCGGCGCGAGGTGGTGGAGATCGATCCCGTGTCGCGGCAGGTGTGGGACGATCGTGGCACGGCGATCGGCTACGAGCGGTTGCTGCTCGCCACCGGCGGGCGACCGCGGTTGCTCGAGATCCCGGGCGGAACCGGAGCCGGAGTTCAGTACTACCGCTCGCTCGACGACTACCTGCGTCTCGACGGCCAGCTCGGGCAGGTGCAGCACGTCCTCCTGGTCGGTGCGGGGTTCATCGGTCTCGAGTTGGCGGCGGCGCTGCGCGGGAAGGATCGCCAGGTGACGTTGGTCTACCCCGAGGAATATCCGCTGCGGCGCGTGTTGCCGCGCGAGCTCGGCCTGTTCATTGCCGACTACTATCGAGGCAAGGGGGTCGAGACGGTTGCGGGCGAGAGCGTGACGGCGATCGAGGAGGACGGCGGGTTGCTGGTGGCGCGCACCGCGGCCGGCAACCAGATCAACACGCAGTTGATCGTCGCCGGCGTGGGCATGGTGCCCAACAGCGAGCTCGCCGACGCCGCCGGCATCGAGGGCGATCACGGCATCGAGGTGGACGAGTATGGGCGCACCTCCGAGCCGCGCATCTTCGCGGCCGGCGACGTGGCGGAGTATCCGCTGATCGCGCTCGGCATGCGCGTGCGCACCGAGCACGAGGACCACGCCAGGGAGCACGGCCGGGTGGTGGGCGCCAACATGGCGGGGGCCGAGCAGCGCTACGAGCACATTCCGATGTTCTACTCCGACCTGTTCGAGCTCGGCTGGGAGGCGG